One part of the Sciurus carolinensis chromosome 6, mSciCar1.2, whole genome shotgun sequence genome encodes these proteins:
- the LOC124986845 gene encoding protocadherin beta-5-like → METALAKPLQKRQVIFLAMLLFLWEADSEAIRYSVPEETESGYSVANLAKDLGLRVGELATRGARIHHKGSEQLLQLNVKTGDLLLQEKLDREVLCGVIEPCILHFQLLLENPVQLFQVDVQLTDVNDHSPEFLDREMLLRIPESAQAGTVFALKSAQDLDMGSNSVQNYTISPNSNFRVVTHNRGDGSKYPELVLGKALDREEQPELILTLTALDGGVPPRSGTVTVRVEVVDINDNAPKFLQSLYEVQVPENTPINSLVLVVSARDLDAGTYGSVAYTLFQGGEVSQPFVIDEIKGEIHLQRALDFEATQHYNVEIVATDSGGFSGKCTVAIEVVDVNDNAPELIMSKISSSIPENSPETVVAIFSVSDPDSGDNGRMVCSIQNDLPFLLKPTFKNFYTLVTEGQLDRESRAQYNITITVTDLGTPRLKTEHSITVLVSDVNDNAPAFSQTSYTLSVRENNSPALHIGGVSATDRDSGSNAQLTYSLLPPQDPHLPLASLVSINADNGQLFALRALDFEALQAFEFRVGATDHGSPALSSQALVRVVVLDDNDNSPFVLYPLQNASAPCTELVPRAAEPGYLVTKVVAVDGDSGQNAWLSFQLLKATEPGLFGVWAHNGEVRTARLLSERDAARHRLVVLVKDNGEPPLSASVTLHVLLVDGFSQPYLPLPEVAPDRALADSLTVYLVIALASVSSLFLFSVLVFVAVRLCRRSRAAPLSVCSVPEGHFPGHLVDVSGTGTLSQSYQYEVCLPGDSETSDFKFLKPIFPKLLPQSSREEIH, encoded by the coding sequence ATGGAGACTGCACTAGCAAAACCACTCCAGAAAAGGcaagttatttttcttgctatgCTATTGTTTTTGTGGGAGGCTGACTCTGAGGCAATTAGGTATTCCGTgccagaagaaacagaaagtggCTACTCTGTGGCCAACCTGGCAAAAGATCTGGGGCTCAGGGTGGGGGAGCTGGCCACTCGGGGCGCGCGAATCCATCACAAAGGCAGCGAACAGCTCTTGCAGCTCAATGTAAAGACCGGCGATTTGCTTCTACAGGAAAAACTAGACCGGGAGGTGCTCTGTGGGGTGATAGAACCCTGTATATTGCATTTCCAATTGTTACTAGAAAACCCGGTGCAGTTGTTTCAAGTTGATGTGCAACTCACAGATGTAAATGACCATTCTCCAGAATTTCTGGACAGGGAAATGCTCCTTAGAATCCCAGAGAGTGCCCAGGCAGGGACAGTGTTTGCTTTGAAATCAGCTCAGGACTTGGACATGGGTAGTAACAGTGTTCAGAACTACACAATCAGCCCCAACTCCAATTTTCGTGTTGTTACACACAATCGCGGAGATGGCAGTAAATACCCAGAGCTGGTGTTGGGCAAAGCTCTGGACAGGGAGGAACAGCCTGAGCTCATTTTAACCCTCACAGCGCTGGATGGTGGGGTGCCACCCAGGTCTGGGACAGTCACAGTACGCGTTGAAGTGGTAGACATCAATGATAATGCCCCCAAATTTTTACAGTCACTGTATGAAGTACAGGTTCCTGAGAACACTCCCATAAACTCATTAGTTCTCGTTGTCTCTGCTCGAGATTTAGATGCAGGAACATATGGCAGTGTAGCCTACACACTATTCCAAGGCGGTGAAGTTTCTCAACCATTTGtaatagatgaaataaaaggagaaattcaTCTGCAAAGGGCATTGGATTTTGAGGCAACTCAACATTATAACGTGGAAATTGTAGCCACAGACAGTGGGGGCTTTTCAGGAAAATGCACTGTGGCCATAGAAGTGGTGGATGTGAATGACAATGCTCCTGAACTAATCATGTCAAAGATCAGCAGCTCTATCCCAGAAAACTCCCCTGAGACTGTAGTTGCCATTTTCAGCGTTTCTGATCCAGACTCTGGGGACAATGGTAGGATGGTTTGCTCCATACAAAACGACCTCCCCTTCCTCTTGAAGCCCACATTTAAGAACTTTTACACCCTGGTAACAGAGGGCCAGCTAGACAGAGAGAGCAGAGCCCAGTACAACATCACCATCACAGTCACCGACTTGGGGACACCCAGGCTGAAAACCGAGCACAGCATAACCGTCCTGGTCTCCGACGTCAACGACAACGCCCCTGCCTTCTCGCAGACGTCCTACACGCTGTCGGTGCGCGAGAACAACAGCCCCGCCCTGCACATAGGCGGCGTCAGCGCCACAGACAGAGACTCAGGCAGCAACGCCCAGCTGACCTACTCGCTGCTGCCGCCCCAGGACCCGCACCTGCCCCTCGCCTCGCTGGTCTCCATCAACGCGGACAACGGGCAGCTGTTCGCGCTGAGGGCGCTGGACTTCGAGGCCCTGCAGGCGTTCGAGTTCCGCGTGGGCGCCACAGACCACGGCTCGCCCGCGCTGAGCAGCCAGGCGCTGGTGCGCGTCGTGGTGCTGGACGACAACGACAACTCGCCCTTCGTGCTCTATCCGCTGCAGAACGCCTCTGCGCCCTGCACCGAGCTGGTGCCCAGGGCGGCAGAGCCGGGCTACCTGGTCACCAAGGTGGTGGCGGTGGACGGAGACTCGGGCCAGAACGCCTGGCTGTCGTTCCAGCTGCTCAAGGCCACGGAGCCCGGGCTGTTTGGCGTGTGGGCGCACAATGGCGAGGTGCGCACCGCCAGGCTGCTGAGCGAGCGCGACGCGGCCAGGCACAGGCTGGTGGTGCTGGTCAAGGACAATGGCGAGCCGCCGCTGTCTGCCAGCGTCACGCTGCACGTGCTGCTGGTGGATGGCTTCTCGCAGCCCTACCTGCCGCTGCCGGAAGTGGCGCCCGATCGCGCGCTGGCCGACTCGCTGACAGTCTACTTGGTCATCGCCTTGGCCTCGGTGTCGTCGCTCTTCCTCTTTTCGGTGCTGGTGTTTGTGGCGGTGAGGCTgtgcaggaggagcagggcggCGCCGCTGAGTGTGTGTTCTGTGCCTGAGGGCCACTTTCCTGGTCACCTGGTGGATGTCAGTGGCACTGGGACCCTGTCCCAGAGCTACCAGTATGAGGTTTGTTTGCCTGGAGACTCTGAGACTAGCGACTTCAAGTTCCTGAAGCCCATATTCCCCAAATTACTTCCCCAGAGCTCTAGGGAAGAAATTCATTAA
- the LOC124987573 gene encoding protocadherin beta-5-like — protein METALAKPLQKRQVIFLAMLLFLWEADSEAIRYSVPEETESGYSVANLAKDLGLRVGELATRGARIHHKGSEQLLQLNVKTGDLLLQEKLDREVLCGVIEPCILHFQLLLENPVQLFQVDVRLTDVNDHSPEFLDREMLIKVPESSQAGTVFALKSAQDLDIGSSSVQNYTISPNSNFRVVTHNRGDGRKYPELVLGKALDREEQPELILTLTALDGGVPPRSGTVTVRIEVIDINDNAPEFIHSLYEVHVPENSPINSLVLVVSARDLDAGTYGSVAYSFFEGDEDSQSFLIHEKTGEIFLQRALDFEVTQHYVIEIAATDGGGLVGKCTVAIEVVDVNDNAPELIMSTLTSSIPENSPETVVAIFSVSDPDSGDNGRMVCSIQNDLPFLLKPTFKNFYTLVTEGPLDRESRAQYNITITVTDLGTPRLKTEHSITVLVSDVNDNAPAFSQTSYTLSVRENNSPALHIGGVSATDRDSGSNAQLTYSLLPPQDPHLPLASLVSINADNGQLFALRALDFEVLQAFEFRVGATDHGSPALSSQALVRVVVLDDNDNSPFVLYPLQNASAPCTELVPRAAEPGYLVTKVVAVDGDSGQNAWLSFQLLKATEPGLFGVWAHNGEVRTARLLSERDAARHRLVVLVKDNGEPPLSANVTLHVLLVDGFSQPYLPLPEVAPDRAQADSLTVYLVIALASVSSLFLFSVLVFVAVRLCRRCRAAPLGVCSVPEGHFPSHLVDVSGTGTLSQSYQYEVCLAGNSGSGEFKFLKPIFPNFVIQDPGREVKENSNCRNSFVFS, from the coding sequence ATGGAGACTGCACTAGCAAAACCACTCCAGAAAAGGcaagttatttttcttgctatgCTATTGTTTTTGTGGGAGGCTGACTCTGAGGCAATTAGGTATTCTGTgccagaagaaacagaaagtggCTACTCTGTGGCCAACCTGGCAAAAGATCTGGGGCTCAGGGTGGGGGAGCTGGCCACTCGGGGCGCGCGAATCCATCACAAAGGCAGCGAACAGCTCTTGCAGCTCAATGTAAAGACCGGCGATTTGCTTCTACAGGAAAAACTAGACCGGGAGGTGCTCTGTGGGGTGATAGAACCCTGTATATTGCATTTCCAATTGTTACTAGAAAACCCGGTGCAGTTGTTTCAAGTTGATGTGCGACTCACAGATGTAAATGACCATTCTCCAGAGTTTCTAGACAGGGAAATGCTCATCAAAGTCCCAGAGAGCTCCCAGGCAGGGACAGTGTTTGCTTTGAAATCAGCTCAGGACTTGGACATAGGTAGCAGCAGTGTTCAGAACTACACAATCAGCCCCAACTCCAATTTTCGTGTTGTTACACACAATCGCGGAGATGGCAGAAAATACCCAGAGCTGGTGTTGGGCAAAGCTCTGGACAGGGAGGAACAGCCTGAGCTCATTTTAACCCTCACAGCGCTGGATGGTGGGGTGCCACCCAGGTCTGGTACAGTCACAGTACGCATTGAAGTAATAGACATCAATGATAATGCCCCCGAATTTATACACTCGCTATATGAGGTACACGTTCCTGAGAACAGTCCCATAAACTCGTTAGTTCTCGTTGTCTCTGCTCGAGATTTAGATGCAGGAACGTATGGCAGTGTAGCCTACTCTTTCTTTGAAGGTGATGAAGATTCTCAATCATTTCTAATACACGAAAAAACAGGGGAAATTTTTCTGCAAAGGGCACTGGATTTTGAGGTAACCCAACATTATGTCATAGAAATTGCAGCCACTGATGGAGGAGGCCTTGTGGGAAAATGCACAGTGGCCATAGAAGTGGTGGATGTGAATGACAATGCTCCTGAACTAATCATGTCGACACTCACCAGCTCTATTCCGGAAAACTCCCCTGAGACTGTAGTTGCCATTTTCAGCGTTTCTGATCCAGACTCCGGGGACAATGGTAGGATGGTTTGCTCCATACAAAACGACCTCCCCTTCCTCTTGAAGCCCACATTTAAGAACTTTTACACTTTGGTGACAGAGGGCCCCCTGGACAGAGAGAGCAGAGCCCAGTACAACATCACCATCACAGTCACCGACTTGGGGACACCCAGGCTGAAAACCGAGCACAGCATAACCGTCCTGGTCTCCGACGTCAACGACAACGCCCCTGCCTTCTCGCAGACGTCCTACACGCTGTCGGTGCGCGAGAACAACAGCCCCGCCCTGCACATAGGCGGCGTCAGCGCCACAGACAGAGACTCAGGCAGCAACGCCCAGCTGACCTACTCGCTGCTGCCGCCCCAGGACCCGCACCTGCCCCTCGCCTCGCTGGTCTCCATCAACGCGGACAACGGGCAGCTGTTCGCGCTGAGGGCGCTGGACTTCGAGGTCCTGCAGGCGTTCGAGTTCCGCGTGGGCGCCACAGACCACGGCTCGCCCGCGCTGAGCAGCCAGGCGCTGGTGCGCGTCGTGGTGCTGGACGACAACGACAACTCGCCCTTCGTGCTCTACCCGCTGCAGAACGCCTCTGCGCCCTGCACCGAGCTGGTGCCCAGGGCGGCAGAGCCGGGCTACCTGGTCACCAAGGTGGTGGCGGTGGACGGAGACTCGGGCCAGAACGCCTGGCTGTCGTTCCAGCTGCTCAAGGCCACGGAGCCCGGGCTGTTTGGCGTGTGGGCGCACAATGGCGAGGTGCGCACCGCCAGGCTGCTGAGCGAGCGCGACGCGGCCAGGCACAGGCTGGTGGTGCTGGTCAAGGACAATGGCGAGCCGCCGCTGTCTGCCAACGTCACGCTGCACGTGCTGCTGGTGGATGGCTTCTCGCAGCCCTACCTGCCGCTGCCGGAAGTGGCGCCCGATCGCGCGCAGGCCGACTCGCTGACAGTCTACTTGGTCATCGCCTTGGCTTCGGTGtcgtctctcttcctcttttcggTGCTGGTGTTTGTGGCGGTGAGGCTGTGCAGGAGGTGCAGGGCGGCGCCGCTGGGTGTGTGCTCTGTGCCTGAGGGCCACTTTCCTAGCCACCTGGTGGATGTTAGTGGCACTGGGACCCTGTCCCAGAGTTACCAGTATGAAGTTTGTTTGGCTGGGAACTCTGGGTCTGGTGAATTCAAATTCCTGAAGCCTATATTTCCCAACTTCGTGATTCAGGACCCTGGGAGGGAAGTTAAGGAAAACTCCAACTGCAGAAATAGCTTTGTATtcagttaa